The DNA region TCTTTTGGAGTGTCGTCAGTGAAGAGAggtagggagggatggagggaggactTGTGACGTCATTGGCGTGAAGACGCAGAGGAAGACTCCAGCGGCATATTTCGAAACTAGGGCTAGAGAGAGTTTCACACCAAAGCTAAGCCCCGAAGAAAATGGCACTATTAAATAATACAATGTTATTGTTTGGACACATCACACAAGGTGTTGTGtattacattttttatctttttatgacTGGCCTTCCTGGTCTCCGTGCTGAGACTGGCATTGCTACATGTCTGATGGAGGACATGAAGGAGACTAGGAAACAAAATGGCCAACTATTCGAGATCGTCAATAAGCTGATCGACCAGAGGATTAAGGAGGACCGTCAAGAGGTCGAGCAGCCTCCTAGTTgcaggagagaagagaaaaaagaggGGGCTGCTGTTCCTATGGGCTCCTCTGAGGACGACGAGACTGAACGTATGGAAGTGTCGACACAGACGCCTGCAAGAGGAGGAGGACTGGAGAGAAACGAAGAAAGACAGGCCCCGCCGATGGACAGCTCTCTCGCGCGAGAGAACGCGTTGTTGAAGGAAGCCCtcgagagggagaggagagaacgCGAGGAAGTGAAGAAGGAGCTCCTGGTGGCCCAAGAAGATCTACGAGTCGCTCAAGTGTGGTTGCGGCTGGATCGGGACCAAATAGAGAACCAGAAGGCAGAAATCGCTGGACTATACGAAGCGATTGAAAGACATTTAACGTACGAGGGAGAGCTGAGAAAAGAGAACAGGGAACTGATGGATCTTCTCTCTCAAACAGAAGGAAAGGGAgctaaggaggaagaggactcACACCATCAAAAGGAAGATTTCGAAAGGAAGACAGTCTCCAGTCTTGGAACTGATGAAGCGAGTGGGCCTCCAGAGGAATCTGTTGACCTAAAAGTCGAGGTCAGCACAGATCGCAAGACAAGCGAAGCAGAACTGGAGGAACTTGGAGCCGACGTTGACGACGTACGCTGGCACGGAGGTGAGGACGATAATTTGGAGGGACATGAAAGTCCCAGTCAGCGAGAGAAAAGTCGGGATAGACTGGAGGGAGAAGAAGAACCCCAAATAGCCAAAAAGCCCAAAAGACCACTGGTATCGGTAGATTGGGAATTGGTGTGGGAATGGGAAATGACAACATCAGATGAAATGACTCTGTCCGAAAGAAGAAAGGTCCTTCTGTTCATCAGAAAAATTCTGGCGGGCATACAATCCATACACGCTTTGTGGGACTTGGTTGAGAGGTGCTCCGATCGCTGGGAAAAAAGGCAGCAGGAGAAGGcgcagaagaaggaagagaaggagaaaaagaagcaggaaaaggaggaaaagaagaggaaaaagaaggaaaagaagaagggcAAGAAGAAGGGCAAGGACAACACTCCGACTCCTGAGCCACCCGCAGTTCCTCCAGATGCATACGATATGCAGGATTTGCTCTATGGACCCCAAGGACTTGGAGATCTGCCGAGTCAATATCAAAGTGTGCCTGACCCTGGATATGGGCTTCCTGTTCCAGGCCCTCCAGGTGAAGTACGTGATCCTGCCCGAATCCCACAACCTGCAGATGAAGGATTTGGCTTTGCTCCAGTCCTACGCCCTGCAGGTGAAGGATATCCTCCCAGAGTCCCACGCCCTCCAGGTGAAAGATATCCTCCCGGAGTCCCACGTCCTCCAGGTGAAAGATATCCTCCCGGAGTCCCACGTCCTCCAGGTGAAGGATATCCTCCCGGAGTCCCACGTCCTCCAGGTGAAAGATATCCTCCCGGAGTCCCACGCCCTCCAGGTGAAGGATATCCTTTCAGAGTCCCACGCCCTCCAGGTGAAGGATATCCTCCCGGAGTCCCACGTCCTCCAGGTGAAAGATATCCTCCCGGAGTCCCACGCCCTCCAGGTGAAGGATATCC from Macrobrachium nipponense isolate FS-2020 chromosome 36, ASM1510439v2, whole genome shotgun sequence includes:
- the LOC135203477 gene encoding trichohyalin-like, with protein sequence MTGLPGLRAETGIATCLMEDMKETRKQNGQLFEIVNKLIDQRIKEDRQEVEQPPSCRREEKKEGAAVPMGSSEDDETERMEVSTQTPARGGGLERNEERQAPPMDSSLARENALLKEALERERREREEVKKELLVAQEDLRVAQVWLRLDRDQIENQKAEIAGLYEAIERHLTYEGELRKENRELMDLLSQTEGKGAKEEEDSHHQKEDFERKTVSSLGTDEASGPPEESVDLKVEVSTDRKTSEAELEELGADVDDVRWHGGEDDNLEGHESPSQREKSRDRLEGEEEPQIAKKPKRPLVSVDWELVWEWEMTTSDEMTLSERRKVLLFIRKILAGIQSIHALWDLVERCSDRWEKRQQEKAQKKEEKEKKKQEKEEKKRKKKEKKKGKKKGKDNTPTPEPPAVPPDAYDMQDLLYGPQGLGDLPSQYQSVPDPGYGLPVPGPPGEVRDPARIPQPADEGFGFAPVLRPAGEGYPPRVPRPPGERYPPGVPRPPGERYPPGVPRPPGEGYPPGVPRPPGERYPPGVPRPPGEGYPFRVPRPPGEGYPPGVPRPPGERYPPGVPRPPGEGYPFRVPRPPGEGTFPARVPRPAGEGFIPSGVPRPAGERPAHQENHLQKINLFWE